TCTAGAATGTCATTGGCCGAAAACAAGAAAATCGCTGTTTCAAGCAAAGGGCAGAAAATCATTTGAGAATAATTGTCATTTACATATAATGAGAATAATTCCTATTTGTATGTAGTGAGGTACCTATGGAGATGACGAAATCTGTACAATCATGGACAAATCCATTTTATCTCTCGCAGTTTCACTTTGCGTACAAACGTCTGTTGTTACCGGTATTCCTGGTCGCTTTACTGGTGACGCCAAGTACGCAAGCCCTGACCGTTGCCGCCTTGTCTGACTCATTTTGGGCGGTCTCTTGTTATGTCGCGCTCACCTTAGTGATTTATCATTACTTGGCGCTTGTGGTGAAAAAAGATAACGCCCTAACCCGTTTGTACCATTATTCTCGCAATTATCAGGTATTGTTTGCCGCCCTGTTAGGCGCGCTACCCGGCTGTGGCGGTGCGATTGTCGTCACCACTCAGTTTGTCAGCGGGCGAATTGGCTTTGGCGCTATTGTTGCAGTATTGACCGCCACTATGGGCGATGCGGCGTTTCTTTTACTGGCTAGTGAGCCCATCACTGGGCTGGGTGTGGTCGCTCTCGGTGTGGTAGTGGGTACGCTTTCGGGCCTGACGGTGAACTACTTTCATGCCGATGATTTTCTGCGTCCAAACAAACCTGAAAAGGCCGTGTGTGATGTGTCGTGCCAAAAAATGTCTGCCGATCTTACCCAGGTGCAGCAACACGCGATTAATCTGCAAGGCACGTTCTGGCAATGGATGATTGTCCCTGGTGCTGTCGTTGCCCTGCTTGGCTCATTTCAAGTCGATATCAATCAGTGGTTGGGCCTTGGTGAAGAGCGCATTCAATGGCTGGGTGCTCTGTTAGCCATAGTTTGTATGTTGCTTTGGGCGCTCACCAAAGAGTTACAGGATTACCAGTCGACGGTGGCAGAAGATGACAAAAAGGCGGGCTCACACCCAATGCAAAAAGCGGCGCAAGACACCAATTTCGTCAGCGCTTGGGTGATCATGGCTTTTCTCGCCTTTGAGATGTTCAACCATTTCTCCGGTATCAATCTCACCGAATCACTGGCAGGCTGGGGGTTATGGATGCCGCTAGTCGGCTTAGCGGTTGGTATGCTGCCCGGATGCGGTCCGCAGATTTTGGTCACAAGTTTGTACCTCTCTGGCGCAGTTCCTCTGTCTGCACAGTTGGCAAATGCCATCTCGAATGACGGCGATGCGCTCTTCCCTGCGATTGCGATGGCACCCAAAGCCGCCTTGATTGCGACGATTTACTCGTCCATCCCCGCATTTTTGGTCGGATATGGCTATCTGTTTCTGTTTGAGTAAACCACTTTATCCGCAGCCCCGAGCGCTTTGATATCATGCTATTGATAGTGTTGATGCTACATTGCAGGAGTGCATGCCCAGCAGAAGGGCTGGGATAAACACTTTCAGGCCAACACAGTAAGAGATAGAAATGCGCTCTCAATGGCTCGTTTATGTGTGGAAGTTTTGAGGCGAACGGATGACGAGATAACAAGGCAAGAGCTATTGTCTGTCGCAAGTATTATAGCTCAGAAGACTTCCAAAAACGGCTGCGTCTTGGCTGGATTATGAGCGTTCCTTCACGCTTTGTACTGACTGAGCATATTTCAACCATGAGAAACCGCTTAAAAAATACCAGCCCGAAGGCTGGCAGATAAGACATCGATGGTTAAGCCACTTCTATTGGCCCGCCAAATGAGGTCACCGGAGGGGCTTTACCCGTGAATTTCTCGAAATCGACAATGCAGGTGTTGGCCGAGGTCGCCTGAGCTAGCTCAGACGAGCCAATGTCTTGAGTCAGCGTATTTGGGTCACCATAGGTATCCATCGCCCCCAACTTTTCACTCAGCGGACCGTACCATGCCCCTTCTTCAATACGAATCACACCACGCGGATAACTGTCGCTCAAAACGGCCCCAGCCAGCAGTTGGCCGCGATCGTTAAACACACGCACTAAATCACCCTGCTTAATGCCTTTGGCTTTGGCATCCAACGGGTTGATGTAGACAGGCTCTCGACCTTGCACAGCATACGTGGCACGAAACGCCTCGGATTCACACATCTGCGAGTGCAGACGCTTGTCTGGGTGGCACGACTGCAACCAGAACGGATGTTTGTCTGAGCCCGGGCCACCGTGTGAACGCTCCGATTTTTCAAACCACATTGGGTGCTCTTGGCAATGTTGGTAGCCGTAACGACCAATCTTACGCGATGTGATTTCGATAAAGCCTGACGGTGTGCCCAACGGGTTAATTTCCGGATCTTGACGGAAGTCGGCATGACGGACCCAAGGTTGACCTTGGCCAAAGTCCAGCACACTTTTTTCCCAGAATTCATCGAATTCTGGCATCTCAAACTTGCCTTGATTGGCTTTCTTACAGTCGTTGTAGAGGCTGCGAATCCAATCCATCTCACTCATACCGCGTGAGTATTCTTCACTGCGACCAAAACGTTCCGTCAACTCCTGCATGATTTGGAAATCGGGCTTAGATTGGAACAGAGGATCCACCAAACGGTGCATCGCAATCAAACCGCGGCTTGAGTAAGAGCCGTATACGTCGATGTCGTTACGCTCCCACTGGGTACACGCAGGCAACACGATGTCGGAGAAGCGACACGTTGCCGTCCAAGCAAAATCAATCGTCACTACGGTTTGTAGCTTCTGGAACGCTTG
The Vibrio navarrensis DNA segment above includes these coding regions:
- a CDS encoding putative manganese transporter: MEMTKSVQSWTNPFYLSQFHFAYKRLLLPVFLVALLVTPSTQALTVAALSDSFWAVSCYVALTLVIYHYLALVVKKDNALTRLYHYSRNYQVLFAALLGALPGCGGAIVVTTQFVSGRIGFGAIVAVLTATMGDAAFLLLASEPITGLGVVALGVVVGTLSGLTVNYFHADDFLRPNKPEKAVCDVSCQKMSADLTQVQQHAINLQGTFWQWMIVPGAVVALLGSFQVDINQWLGLGEERIQWLGALLAIVCMLLWALTKELQDYQSTVAEDDKKAGSHPMQKAAQDTNFVSAWVIMAFLAFEMFNHFSGINLTESLAGWGLWMPLVGLAVGMLPGCGPQILVTSLYLSGAVPLSAQLANAISNDGDALFPAIAMAPKAALIATIYSSIPAFLVGYGYLFLFE